The Calditerrivibrio sp. nucleotide sequence TGATTTGATGCAACCTTAAAAAATGTCAACACGTCTTCGTTAGTTGTTTGATAGCTAAGCACATGAAATAGAGCTACTATAACATCAAATTTCTCACTTAGGTTTAAATTTTGAATTTTTGAATGCGTAAATTTTAATGAACCACTCCCTTGACACTGCCTTTCTTTTGCAATTTTAATCATATCCTCACTTGCATCTACTCCATGAACATGATATCCTTTTCTGCACAAAAGCTCCGCATGTCTCCCTGTGCCGCATCCTAAATCCAATATATTTTTAGCGGTTGGGTTATATCTTTTTATGAGACTGTCTACGTATTCTACTTCTGCCTCGTAGTCCTTGTCTTTGTACAAAAGGTCATAGTATTTAGCATATATGCTTCCAAACTCGCTCATTTAAACACCTCATGCATGGCTTCCGAAACTTTTAAAATCTGCTCTTCTGTAAGTGCAATACCGCTCGGTATGTAGAAGCCTTTTTCATAAAGTTTTTCTGAATTAGGATAATGTTCTCCCAAAAATAAACCCATCCTGTTAAAAACTGGCTGTTTATGCATAGGGTAAAAGAATGGTCTTGTGTCTATCCCCATCTGCCTCAGTGCTTTCATAACTTCTTTAGCATCTTTCTTATATTCATCTTTTATCACTATAGGATATACCCAATATATGTTTTCCGCATAATCTGTTTTTTCTACGGGTAGATAAATGTGAGGTATGTCCGAGAGGAGTTCATTATATTTTCTGCCTATCCATCTCTTTTTCTGAATGATATCTGAAATTCTTTCAATTTGTGCTAAACCTACAGCCGCTTGTAAATTGGTCATTCTATAATTCCATCCAATATCCTCATGCACGAATCTAAGTGCTGGATCTTTAGAGAAGCACAGATTTCTATAATACTTGCATTTCTCTGCAATTTCCTCATCGTCCGTCAAAATCATGCCTCCTTCACCAGTAGCTATGTGTTTATTCGTATAAAAGCTAAAAACCGAAACATCTCCAAAGCTCCCACAAAGCTTTTCCTTATATTCTAAGCCAATCGCCTCCGCAGAGTCTTCTATTATTAACAAACCATACTTTTTAGCCAAATTTCTTACTGGTTCTACATCTACGGGTAATCCATATATATGAACTATCATTATGGCCTTTGTCTTCTCAGTTATCTTCTTCTCAATATCATTCACAATCATATTGAATGTTCTATAATCTGCATCAACTAAAACAGGCTTTGCCCCTACCTTTACTATAGCTTGAGCACAGGAAATAATAGTGAACGTTGGCATGATGACTTCGTCTTCTGACGAGATGCCTACCGCTTTTACAGCAACTTCCAATGCAGCTGTCCCACTACTGACTGCTACACCGTATTTCCTACCTATATAGCTTGCAAATTTCTCCTCAAATTCCTTGACAAATTGCCCATCACTGCCTATCCAACCTGTTTCAATACACCTTA carries:
- a CDS encoding DegT/DnrJ/EryC1/StrS family aminotransferase; the encoded protein is MIPVNEPLFGEKEKEYLIRCIETGWIGSDGQFVKEFEEKFASYIGRKYGVAVSSGTAALEVAVKAVGISSEDEVIMPTFTIISCAQAIVKVGAKPVLVDADYRTFNMIVNDIEKKITEKTKAIMIVHIYGLPVDVEPVRNLAKKYGLLIIEDSAEAIGLEYKEKLCGSFGDVSVFSFYTNKHIATGEGGMILTDDEEIAEKCKYYRNLCFSKDPALRFVHEDIGWNYRMTNLQAAVGLAQIERISDIIQKKRWIGRKYNELLSDIPHIYLPVEKTDYAENIYWVYPIVIKDEYKKDAKEVMKALRQMGIDTRPFFYPMHKQPVFNRMGLFLGEHYPNSEKLYEKGFYIPSGIALTEEQILKVSEAMHEVFK
- a CDS encoding class I SAM-dependent methyltransferase → MSEFGSIYAKYYDLLYKDKDYEAEVEYVDSLIKRYNPTAKNILDLGCGTGRHAELLCRKGYHVHGVDASEDMIKIAKERQCQGSGSLKFTHSKIQNLNLSEKFDVIVALFHVLSYQTTNEDVLTFFKVASN